One Aneurinibacillus migulanus genomic region harbors:
- a CDS encoding MFS transporter, whose product MKKALAWLSFLAFFSVLNETVFNVALPDIAKQFVVPPAVANWVNTSFILSFSIGSAIYGKISDMYGIKKLLIIGLLTYSAGSLFGILAYAYLPAIIAARFIQGAGASAVPALIMVIIARHVRSEDRGKAFGLVGSLVAVGEGMGPVIGGMIAHYVHWSFLFIIPMMTLVSIPFFLKVLPNESVSKGQIDILGVLLLSIGIVMFTLYTMQYNWIYIVISVVLFVGFSLHIRRAKEPFIEPSLFRKRKFIIGVLTGCILLGTVAGFISMVPYMMRDVHQLTTVMIGSGIIFPGTMSVIVFGIIGGTLVDKRGNTFVLSLGLFLSIFSFLIISLFLDETPWLMTGMLIFTFGGLSFIKTVISNSVADSLEPEEAGAGMGMLNFACFLSEGIGIAVVGGMLTKRTLDFPLLPTVENAASFLYSNVLLVFIIVMTIGWALYTLAFRRK is encoded by the coding sequence GTGAAGAAGGCATTAGCATGGCTGAGCTTCCTTGCTTTCTTCAGTGTCCTGAATGAGACGGTATTCAATGTAGCATTGCCTGATATTGCAAAACAATTTGTTGTTCCGCCTGCTGTAGCAAATTGGGTTAATACAAGTTTTATCCTTTCATTTAGTATCGGATCGGCTATATATGGAAAAATATCTGATATGTATGGTATTAAGAAATTACTGATTATCGGGCTATTAACGTATAGTGCGGGATCACTTTTCGGTATACTTGCATATGCTTACTTACCAGCTATCATTGCTGCACGTTTTATTCAAGGTGCTGGTGCCTCGGCAGTGCCTGCACTTATTATGGTGATCATTGCACGTCATGTTCGTTCAGAGGATCGTGGTAAAGCATTCGGGTTGGTAGGGTCATTGGTAGCTGTGGGTGAAGGCATGGGACCAGTCATTGGTGGAATGATTGCGCATTATGTACATTGGTCATTCCTTTTTATAATTCCAATGATGACGCTTGTATCTATCCCGTTCTTTCTTAAAGTATTGCCTAATGAATCTGTCTCTAAAGGCCAAATAGATATTCTCGGTGTATTGTTGCTATCAATTGGGATTGTAATGTTTACTTTATATACGATGCAATATAATTGGATCTATATTGTAATAAGCGTTGTGTTGTTTGTAGGGTTTTCCTTGCATATCCGCCGAGCTAAAGAGCCTTTTATTGAACCATCTTTGTTTAGAAAGCGAAAATTTATAATCGGTGTTCTAACTGGATGCATTTTATTAGGCACTGTGGCCGGGTTCATCTCAATGGTACCTTATATGATGAGAGACGTGCATCAACTAACCACAGTCATGATTGGCAGTGGGATTATATTCCCTGGCACGATGAGTGTAATCGTTTTCGGTATAATTGGTGGAACTTTGGTAGATAAACGAGGCAATACATTCGTTTTATCTCTTGGATTGTTCTTGAGTATTTTTAGTTTTCTGATTATATCGTTATTTTTAGATGAAACGCCATGGCTAATGACAGGTATGTTAATTTTTACTTTCGGTGGTCTTTCATTTATCAAGACAGTGATTTCCAATAGTGTTGCAGATAGTCTTGAACCAGAAGAAGCTGGTGCTGGAATGGGGATGCTCAATTTTGCTTGCTTCTTATCAGAAGGAATAGGTATAGCGGTTGTTGGTGGTATGCTCACAAAGCGTACATTGGATTTCCCTTTATTGCCAACAGTAGAGAACGCCGCGTCTTTTCTATACAGTAATGTGCTGTTGGTTTTTATAATAGTAATGACAATTGGCTGGGCCCTATATACACTAGCATTTCGTCGCAAATAG
- a CDS encoding DedA family protein, translated as MLALTFEFVPAELVLPLAGYWVYQGDMSYWPAVLAGTVGGTFGPLTLYALGRYGGRPFILKYGKYLFIREHQVEKADLFFQKYGAGVAFFARFLPGVRTLISIPCGLAKMNVWLFSIYTFCATLPITAVYIYLGYTFGPHYKQAAAAAEDYSPFIIAGIVVLLGIYIAIKNKWSYSFGK; from the coding sequence ATGCTGGCATTAACGTTTGAATTTGTTCCTGCCGAATTGGTTCTGCCCCTTGCCGGATACTGGGTGTATCAGGGGGATATGAGCTATTGGCCAGCCGTTCTCGCAGGTACGGTCGGAGGCACATTTGGTCCACTTACTTTATATGCATTGGGACGTTACGGCGGGCGGCCCTTTATTCTGAAATACGGTAAGTATCTGTTTATTCGGGAGCATCAGGTGGAGAAAGCAGACCTCTTCTTTCAGAAATACGGGGCCGGGGTCGCTTTTTTCGCACGCTTTTTGCCGGGCGTCCGCACGCTTATCTCTATCCCCTGCGGCCTGGCTAAAATGAATGTATGGCTTTTTTCCATTTATACATTCTGTGCTACTCTGCCCATTACAGCGGTTTACATCTATCTGGGGTATACGTTCGGTCCACATTATAAACAGGCGGCAGCAGCAGCTGAAGACTACTCTCCGTTTATTATCGCTGGGATCGTTGTTCTTCTTGGAATTTATATTGCAATCAAGAATAAATGGAGCTACAGTTTCGGAAAATAA
- the sdaAA gene encoding L-serine ammonia-lyase, iron-sulfur-dependent, subunit alpha: protein MFRTIAELVELCSTENKKISQIMIETESETSGKSQQEVIDMMERNLDVMKEAVERGIVEPDRSRSGLTGGDAVLLQTYMKEKEPLSGKLLLDAVSKSVATNEVNAKMGTICATPTAGACGIVPGTLFAVAPKLNADREQMVRYLFTAGAVGFVIANNAFISGAAGGCQAEVGSATGMAAAAIVEMAGGSAEQSAQAVAIALKNMLGLVCDPVAGLVEVPCVKRNAMGAANAMVAADMALAGIRSAIPTDEVIEAMYRIGCAMPNTLKETALGGLAATPTGRELERRIFGDA, encoded by the coding sequence GTGTTTCGTACGATCGCCGAATTGGTGGAGCTATGCTCTACAGAAAATAAAAAAATCTCACAAATTATGATTGAAACGGAAAGCGAAACCTCCGGCAAAAGCCAACAAGAGGTTATAGATATGATGGAACGAAATCTAGATGTCATGAAAGAAGCCGTGGAAAGAGGAATTGTGGAACCTGATCGGTCGCGCAGCGGTTTAACCGGAGGAGACGCAGTTCTTCTGCAAACCTATATGAAGGAAAAGGAACCTCTCTCCGGAAAGCTTCTGTTGGATGCTGTTAGCAAGTCTGTAGCGACGAATGAAGTGAATGCGAAGATGGGTACCATTTGTGCAACACCGACTGCCGGCGCCTGTGGAATCGTGCCCGGTACTCTGTTCGCTGTCGCTCCAAAGCTGAATGCGGACCGCGAACAGATGGTACGTTATTTATTTACAGCAGGCGCCGTCGGCTTCGTTATCGCAAACAATGCTTTTATTTCAGGAGCAGCGGGTGGCTGTCAGGCTGAAGTAGGCTCGGCTACCGGCATGGCAGCAGCGGCCATTGTGGAGATGGCAGGCGGTTCTGCCGAACAATCCGCACAGGCGGTCGCCATCGCGTTAAAAAATATGCTCGGTCTTGTCTGCGATCCGGTAGCAGGCTTAGTTGAAGTTCCCTGTGTTAAAAGAAACGCCATGGGAGCGGCAAATGCGATGGTTGCGGCAGATATGGCATTAGCTGGTATACGAAGCGCCATTCCGACCGACGAGGTAATCGAAGCGATGTACCGCATCGGCTGCGCTATGCCCAACACATTAAAGGAGACCGCACTGGGGGGATTAGCGGCCACACCAACCGGTCGCGAGCTAGAACGTAGAATTTTCGGTGATGCATAG
- a CDS encoding tetracycline resistance efflux system leader peptide — translation MKCTKMNRVQIQGGSVSFTL, via the coding sequence ATGAAGTGCACTAAAATGAATCGGGTACAAATTCAAGGGGGAAGCGTATCATTTACCCTATAA
- a CDS encoding ACT domain-containing protein: protein MVNYSDFIQLGRLIRHLEPHVTNMTLHILTHEHREEIARKIIEGLLGSNPDQTLHIETSSGEYTNEIAILQIGKSKYTFEKDHQDIFISKMNHYSCRITAGSYGILAYHTDYPGVIRDVSRILAENQINISSMKVSREQKGKNALLVSLTDEEIPAETIAKIQRIPQITKIVALCPV from the coding sequence ATGGTAAACTATTCGGATTTTATACAGCTAGGACGGTTAATCCGTCATTTAGAACCTCATGTAACGAATATGACACTTCATATTCTTACACATGAACATCGGGAAGAAATTGCCCGGAAAATAATCGAAGGGTTATTGGGTTCAAATCCCGACCAAACACTTCACATCGAAACGAGTTCCGGCGAATACACAAATGAAATTGCTATTTTACAAATAGGAAAGAGCAAGTATACGTTTGAGAAAGATCATCAAGACATATTCATTAGCAAAATGAATCATTATAGCTGCCGCATCACCGCAGGCTCCTATGGTATCCTGGCATATCATACGGACTATCCAGGCGTCATCCGGGATGTATCGCGTATTCTTGCAGAGAATCAAATCAACATCTCCAGCATGAAAGTATCGAGAGAACAAAAAGGAAAAAATGCATTGCTGGTTTCGTTGACCGATGAAGAAATACCAGCAGAGACTATAGCAAAAATCCAACGAATTCCCCAGATTACAAAAATCGTGGCGTTGTGCCCGGTGTGA
- the sdaAB gene encoding L-serine ammonia-lyase, iron-sulfur-dependent subunit beta: MKYRSVFDIIGPIMIGPSSSHTAGAARIGLLARNLFGNKPTRADILFYGSFAKTYKGHGTDIAIVGGILGFDTFDKRMTESLSIAKEQHVDITIRTSDDIPNHPNTARVTISDETKTVSVCGISIGGGKMEITEVDGFPVRITGDMPTLLVWHEDRYGLVAAVSEILAAHKINIGYMDMARKSRGAQALMVIETDQAASEVICQELCALSYINNVSSIAAL; encoded by the coding sequence ATGAAATATCGCTCTGTGTTTGACATTATCGGTCCGATTATGATCGGGCCTTCCAGCTCTCATACAGCCGGTGCGGCACGAATTGGACTACTCGCACGAAATCTGTTCGGAAACAAACCTACACGAGCAGACATTTTATTTTACGGATCATTTGCAAAAACATACAAAGGTCATGGAACCGACATTGCCATTGTAGGAGGAATTCTCGGATTTGATACATTTGATAAACGGATGACCGAATCTCTTTCAATTGCCAAAGAGCAGCATGTGGATATTACGATACGTACCTCGGATGATATCCCCAATCATCCAAATACCGCCCGGGTGACAATAAGCGATGAAACAAAGACGGTAAGCGTATGCGGCATCTCCATCGGCGGCGGAAAAATGGAGATTACTGAGGTAGATGGATTTCCAGTTCGCATCACTGGCGATATGCCTACCCTGCTCGTATGGCATGAAGACCGGTATGGCCTGGTAGCCGCCGTATCAGAGATCCTAGCCGCGCATAAAATAAATATTGGATATATGGATATGGCCCGAAAATCCCGAGGAGCGCAAGCACTTATGGTCATAGAAACCGATCAGGCTGCATCTGAAGTGATTTGCCAGGAATTATGCGCTCTATCTTATATAAATAACGTTTCCAGTATCGCTGCATTATAA